A window of Scomber scombrus chromosome 23, fScoSco1.1, whole genome shotgun sequence contains these coding sequences:
- the LOC134006097 gene encoding trichohyalin-like isoform X2 gives MKEEEEDQSISERGELLDFNQNQDLDLDFNQNQNLDLDPEHHTNNLVRREESPSAATDTQRPSSNKDKSARHRARVNANAVLRANYLARRRESYQRRKRQGKITNKPAAELSNEQQKMLREKWREYQRNYRAKKRKEEMLQEDQSISQREDLLDFTDQDYYKIIMEENQDLEQHTDILVIKREDSDSATSDTQRPLSNKEKVARHRARVNANAVLRANYLARRRESYQRRKRQGKITNKPAAELSKDQQKMLREKWRENKRNHRAKKREEEMLQEDQSISQREDLLDFTDQDYYKIIMEDNQDLEQHTDILVIKREDSDSATSDTQEIEDSGSYSTYTVDGSNSPPCWFPLDIKQEEEEEEEQSISQRGDLLDPEHHTDNPVIKIEESDSATTDTQWSPDIKQEEEEQSISQSGDLLDFNQNQNQTLEHHIDITVKEESDSPSSITDKQRPLSSKEKVARHRARVNANAAARANYLTQRRESYQRRKREGKITNTPVAELSKKQQKKMREKWKEYQRNYRARKRNNIGIQQFNFFKDQPSSVEYCYRISEEVVAKYDESVPTSHEWYQVTSEDLVSARAAETLPSTSTSCQQVHPDQIWQYQVGKEVEAGWEEHLHLNSTT, from the exons atgaaagaagaagaagaagatcagtccatcagtgagagaggagagctgctggACTTCAACCAGAACCAGGACCTGGACTTGGACTtcaaccagaaccagaacctgGACCTGGACCCAGAGCACCACACCAACAACCTTGTTAGAAGAGAAGAATCACCCTCTGCTGCCACCGATACACAG AGGCCATCGTCTAACAAGGATAAATCAGCTCGTCACAGAGCACGCGTCAACGCTAACGCTGTTTTAAGGGCCAATTACCTTGCCCGAAGACGTGAAAG CTATcaaaggagaaaaagacaggGAAAGATTACAAATAAGCCAGCAGCAGAGCTCTCCAATGAACAGCAGAAGATGTTGAGGGAAAAGTGGAGAGAGTACCAGAGAAACTACAGAgcgaagaaaaggaaagaagaaatgctTCAAGAAGATCAGTCCATCAGTCAGAGAGAAGACCTGCTGGACTTCACAGACCAGGACTACTACAAGATCATAATGGAGGAGAACCAGGACCTGGAGCAGCACACTGACATCCTCGTTATTAAAAGAGAAGATTCAGACTCTGCTACCAGCGATACACAG AGACCATTGTCTAACAAGGAAAAAGTGGCTCGTCACAGAGCACGCGTCAACGCTAACGCTGTTTTAAGGGCCAATTACCTTGCCCGAAGACGTGAAAG CTATcaaaggagaaaaagacaggGAAAGATTACAAATAAGCCAGCAGCAGAGCTCTCCAAGGATCAGCAGAAGATGTTGAGGGAAAAGtggagagagaacaagagaaaCCACAGAGCgaagaaaagggaagaagaaatGCTTCAAGAAGATCAGTCCATCAGTCAGAGAGAAGACCTGCTGGACTTCACAGACCAGGACTACTACAAGATCATAATGGAGGATAACCAGGACCTGGAGCAGCACACTGACATCCTCGTTATTAAAAGAGAAGATTCAGACTCTGCTACCAGCGATACACAG GAGATAGAAGACTCTGGTTCATACTCCACCTACACCGTCGACGGCAGTAATTCACCTCCATGCTGGTTTCCACTCGACATaaaacaggaggaagaagaagaagaagaacagtccATCAGTCAGAGAGGAGACCTGCTGGACCCAGAGCACCACACCGACAACCCCGTTATTAAAATAGAAGAATCAGACTCTGCTACCACCGATACACAG TGGTCACCTgacataaaacaggaagaagaagaacagtccATCAGTCAGAGTGGAGACCTGCTGGACTtcaaccagaaccagaaccagacccTGGAGCACCACATCGACATCACAGTTAAAGAAGAATCAGACTCACCCTCTTCTATCACCGATAAACAG AGACCATTGTCTAGCAAGGAAAAAGTGGCTCGTCACAGAGCACGCGTCAATGCGAATGCTGCTGCAAGGGCCAATTACCTAACCCAAAGACGTGAAAG ttatcaaaggagaaaaagagagggaaagattACAAACACACCCGTAGCAGAGCTCTCCAagaaacagcagaagaagatgaGGGAAAAGTGGAAAGAGTACCAGAGAAACTACAGAGCAAGGAAACGGAATAATATTGGGATCCAGCAGTTCAACTTCTTTAAGGATCAACCCTCGAGTGTAGAATACTGTTACCGAATATCGGAGGAAGTCGTTGCAAAGTACGACGAATCGGTTCCAACAAGCCATGAATGGTACCAAGTGACTTCTGAAGACCTGGTATCTGCAAGAGCTGCCGAAACCCTTCCCTCAACATCTACCAGCTGTCAGCAGGTTCATCCGGATCAGATATGGCAGTATCAGGTCGGTAAAGAAGTGGAAGCTGGTTGGGAAGAGCATCTTCACCTGAACTCAACCACATGA